From the genome of Variovorax sp. RA8, one region includes:
- a CDS encoding CYTH and CHAD domain-containing protein, producing MTEFELKFQVDPHDRAAVESAVARGRSTRERLQALYYDTADGTLAAQRIVLRIRKEGLRWVQTAKAPGGSALERHEHNVAIEPAKAGDVPLPRLERHAGTPVGALIDKALRDAGQEPAEARLMPLHATDIRRTLREMRTGDARVELAFDRGEVRAGDRVHAICELEIELKSGSPRSLLELARRWRLRYRISLDTVSKAARGERLAKGIEYGEAVKAEPPALNKHMDGPQVFGAVIGACLAQILPNASEVAAGSPDPEHVHQLRVGIRRLRTALREMADFAPAIDPAWEPALVDAFRALGRQRDREHLQQTVQPQIEAVGGPPVTWPKPAEPEPDPAAVVRGQDFQLVLISLIAASLPPEEQPAGAAPAGQHGESARKQLRARLSKLHRQVVRDGRRFDALEPEAQHRVRKRLKRLRYLAEFVAPIFGEGRAARYLNELRPAQDALGDHNDAAVAISAYREAAGHDGRAWFAVGWLLARQPPGALQCRAALDKIAQARRFWKS from the coding sequence GTGACCGAATTCGAGCTCAAGTTCCAGGTCGATCCGCACGACCGCGCGGCCGTCGAAAGCGCGGTTGCGCGCGGCCGCTCGACGCGGGAACGCCTGCAGGCCCTCTACTACGACACCGCCGATGGCACGCTGGCGGCGCAGCGCATCGTGCTGCGCATCCGCAAGGAAGGGCTGCGCTGGGTGCAGACCGCCAAGGCGCCGGGCGGCAGTGCGCTGGAGCGCCACGAGCACAACGTCGCGATCGAGCCTGCCAAGGCCGGCGACGTGCCGCTGCCGCGCCTGGAGCGCCATGCGGGCACGCCGGTCGGCGCGCTCATCGACAAAGCGCTGCGTGACGCCGGCCAGGAGCCGGCCGAGGCACGGCTGATGCCGCTCCACGCCACCGACATCCGCCGCACCTTGCGCGAGATGCGCACCGGCGATGCCCGGGTCGAGCTCGCCTTCGACCGCGGCGAGGTACGCGCGGGCGACCGCGTGCATGCCATATGCGAGCTCGAGATCGAGCTCAAGAGCGGCAGCCCGCGATCCCTGCTCGAGCTCGCGCGCCGCTGGCGCCTGCGCTACCGGATCTCGCTGGACACGGTCTCCAAGGCCGCGCGCGGCGAGCGGCTGGCCAAGGGCATCGAGTACGGCGAGGCGGTCAAGGCCGAGCCGCCCGCCCTGAACAAGCACATGGACGGACCGCAGGTGTTCGGCGCCGTGATCGGTGCCTGCCTGGCGCAGATCCTGCCCAATGCCAGCGAAGTGGCCGCCGGCAGCCCCGACCCCGAGCATGTGCATCAACTGCGCGTCGGCATCCGTCGGCTGCGCACCGCCCTGCGCGAGATGGCCGACTTCGCGCCGGCCATAGACCCGGCCTGGGAGCCCGCCCTGGTGGACGCCTTCCGTGCGCTGGGCCGGCAGCGCGATCGCGAGCACCTGCAGCAGACGGTGCAGCCGCAGATCGAAGCGGTCGGCGGCCCGCCGGTCACCTGGCCCAAGCCCGCCGAGCCGGAGCCCGACCCCGCCGCCGTGGTGCGTGGCCAGGACTTCCAGCTGGTGCTGATCAGCCTGATCGCCGCTTCGCTGCCGCCCGAGGAACAACCCGCCGGCGCGGCCCCGGCCGGGCAGCACGGCGAATCGGCCCGTAAGCAGCTGCGCGCGCGCCTGTCGAAGCTGCACCGCCAGGTGGTGCGCGACGGCCGGCGTTTCGACGCGCTGGAGCCCGAGGCACAGCACCGGGTCCGCAAGCGGCTCAAGCGCCTGCGTTACCTGGCCGAGTTCGTCGCCCCGATCTTCGGGGAGGGCCGTGCCGCGCGCTACCTGAATGAACTGCGCCCCGCGCAGGATGCCCTGGGCGATCACAACGACGCGGCCGTGGCGATCAGCGCCTACCGCGAGGCGGCCGGCCACGATGGCCGAGCCTGGTTCGCGGTCGGCTGGCTCTTGGCGCGACAGCCCCCGGGTGCGCTCCAATGCCGGGCGGCACTGGACAAGATCGCGCAGGCGCGCCGGTTCTGGAAGTCCTAG
- a CDS encoding RHS repeat-associated core domain-containing protein: MKLMRSLAFMLALLSLLVTNVVAREYSPTTGRYIQFDPTGLDGGWNGYAYVSSDPLGWYDERFLPGDKIPGY, encoded by the coding sequence ATGAAACTGATGCGCTCGCTGGCATTCATGCTGGCCTTGCTGTCGCTGCTCGTCACGAATGTGGTGGCACGCGAGTACTCGCCCACGACGGGGCGCTACATCCAGTTCGATCCGACCGGCCTGGATGGAGGCTGGAACGGATACGCGTACGTATCGAGCGATCCACTTGGTTGGTATGACGAGCGATTCCTTCCTGGGGACAAGATCCCGGGATATTGA
- the cphA gene encoding cyanophycin synthetase yields MDVKRIRALRGPNLWSRHTCIEAIVTCSGDENAVGRLPGFESRLRALFPTIGELHPIVLGQPLALAHVLENAAVALQSQAGCAVNFGHTARTVDEGVYQVAFQYSEEAVGRRALELAEQLIAAAQAGAAFDAHAAITELRDLDESERLGPSTGSIVDAAVARGIPYRRLTSGSLVQFGWGSKQRRIQAAEVDCTSGVAESIAQDKELTKQLLNAAGVPVPLGRPVTSVEDGWAAAQEIGLPVVVKPQDGNQGKGVTVNIATREQLAAAYDSAAAYGEVMVEKFLPGFDFRLLVVGDRLVAAARRDPPQVIGDGRQTVRQLVDLVNQDPRRGEGHATSLTKIRLDDIAVGRLEAQGLTPDSVPALGQRVVLRNNANLSTGGTATDVTDTVHPEVAARAVDAAQMVGLHICGVDMVCENVLRPLEEQHGGVVEVNAAPGLRMHISPSFGRGRAVGEAVMDTLFAPGDDGRIPVVAVTGTNGKTTTARLINHLLAGSGLRTGMTNTDGVYVDGRQTDSGDCSGPKSARNVLLHPDVDAAVFEVARGGVLREGLGFDRCQVAVVTNIGSGDHLGLNYITTVEDLAVLKRVVVRNVAPHGYAVLNAADPNVAAMAASCPGNVIFFARDRHHPVMATHRAQGKRTVYVDQDTLAAAEGSWRERIPLRDVQITRNGSIGFQVDNVMAAVAAAWAVGLDWDSIRRGLASFKNDAAGVPGRFNVMDYRGATVIADYGHNTDAMRALVAAVDTMPAKKRSVVISGAGDRRDCDIRDQTAILGQAFDDVILYQDAAQRGRADGEVMALLRQGLEGATRTRAIDEIRGEFIAIDTALERLRPGDLSLILVDQVEEALAHLAKRIAEA; encoded by the coding sequence ATGGACGTCAAACGCATTCGCGCGCTGCGCGGGCCCAATCTCTGGAGCCGCCACACCTGCATCGAGGCCATCGTCACCTGCAGCGGCGACGAGAACGCCGTCGGACGGCTGCCCGGCTTCGAGAGCCGCCTGCGCGCCCTCTTCCCCACCATCGGCGAACTGCACCCGATCGTCCTCGGCCAGCCGCTGGCGCTGGCCCACGTGCTGGAGAACGCCGCCGTCGCGCTGCAGTCCCAGGCCGGCTGCGCCGTCAACTTCGGCCATACCGCGCGCACCGTCGACGAAGGCGTCTATCAAGTCGCCTTCCAGTACAGCGAGGAGGCCGTCGGCCGGCGTGCCCTGGAGCTCGCCGAGCAACTGATCGCCGCCGCCCAGGCCGGCGCCGCCTTCGACGCCCACGCCGCCATCACCGAGCTGCGCGACCTCGACGAATCGGAGCGCCTGGGCCCGAGCACCGGCTCGATCGTCGATGCCGCCGTGGCGCGCGGCATTCCCTACCGCCGCCTCACCAGCGGCAGCCTGGTGCAGTTCGGCTGGGGCTCGAAGCAGCGCCGCATCCAGGCCGCGGAAGTCGACTGCACCAGCGGCGTGGCTGAGTCGATCGCGCAGGACAAGGAGCTCACCAAGCAGTTGCTCAACGCCGCCGGCGTGCCGGTGCCCCTGGGCCGCCCCGTCACGAGCGTCGAGGACGGCTGGGCCGCCGCGCAGGAGATCGGCCTGCCGGTGGTGGTGAAACCGCAGGACGGCAACCAGGGCAAGGGCGTCACCGTCAACATCGCCACGCGCGAGCAGCTGGCCGCCGCCTACGACTCGGCCGCGGCCTACGGCGAGGTGATGGTCGAGAAGTTCCTGCCGGGCTTCGACTTCCGCCTGCTGGTGGTCGGCGACAGGCTGGTCGCCGCCGCGCGGCGCGACCCGCCGCAGGTCATCGGCGACGGCAGGCAGACGGTGCGCCAGTTGGTCGACCTGGTCAACCAGGACCCGCGCCGCGGCGAAGGGCATGCCACCTCGCTGACCAAGATCCGGCTCGACGACATCGCCGTCGGCCGCCTCGAGGCCCAGGGCCTCACGCCCGACAGCGTGCCGGCGCTGGGCCAGCGCGTGGTACTGCGCAACAACGCCAACCTGTCGACCGGCGGGACCGCCACCGACGTGACCGACACGGTGCACCCCGAAGTCGCGGCGCGCGCGGTCGATGCCGCCCAGATGGTCGGCCTGCACATCTGCGGCGTCGACATGGTCTGCGAGAACGTGCTGCGCCCGCTCGAGGAACAGCACGGCGGTGTGGTCGAGGTCAATGCCGCGCCCGGCCTGCGCATGCACATCTCGCCCTCCTTCGGCCGCGGCCGCGCGGTCGGCGAGGCGGTGATGGACACCCTGTTCGCCCCCGGCGACGACGGCCGCATCCCGGTGGTGGCGGTGACCGGCACCAACGGCAAGACCACTACCGCGCGCCTGATCAACCACCTGCTCGCCGGCAGCGGCCTGCGCACCGGCATGACCAACACCGACGGCGTGTACGTCGACGGACGCCAGACCGACAGCGGCGACTGCAGCGGCCCCAAGAGCGCGCGCAACGTCCTGCTGCATCCGGACGTCGACGCCGCCGTGTTCGAGGTGGCGCGCGGCGGCGTGCTGCGCGAAGGCCTCGGCTTCGACCGCTGCCAGGTGGCGGTGGTGACCAACATCGGCAGCGGCGACCACCTGGGCCTGAACTACATCACCACCGTGGAGGACCTGGCGGTGCTCAAGCGCGTGGTCGTGCGCAACGTGGCGCCCCATGGCTACGCGGTGCTCAACGCGGCCGATCCGAACGTGGCGGCCATGGCTGCGAGCTGCCCGGGCAACGTGATCTTCTTCGCCCGCGACCGGCACCACCCGGTCATGGCCACGCATCGCGCCCAGGGCAAGCGCACCGTCTACGTCGACCAGGACACGCTGGCCGCGGCCGAGGGTTCGTGGCGCGAGCGCATTCCGCTGCGCGACGTGCAGATCACGCGCAACGGCAGCATCGGCTTCCAGGTCGACAACGTGATGGCCGCCGTCGCCGCCGCCTGGGCCGTGGGCCTCGACTGGGACAGCATCCGCCGCGGCCTCGCCAGCTTCAAGAACGACGCGGCCGGCGTGCCCGGCCGCTTCAACGTGATGGACTACCGCGGCGCCACCGTGATCGCCGACTACGGCCACAACACCGATGCCATGCGGGCACTGGTCGCTGCGGTCGACACCATGCCCGCGAAAAAGCGTTCGGTGGTGATCAGCGGCGCCGGCGACCGCCGCGACTGCGACATCCGCGACCAGACCGCCATCCTCGGCCAGGCCTTCGACGACGTGATCCTCTACCAGGATGCCGCCCAGCGTGGCCGGGCCGACGGCGAAGTCATGGCGCTGCTGCGCCAGGGCCTCGAGGGTGCAACCCGCACCCGCGCCATCGACGAGATCCGCGGCGAGTTCATCGCCATCGACACCGCGCTCGAGCGGCTGCGGCCGGGCGACCTGTCGCTAATCCTGGTCGACCAGGTCGAGGAAGCGCTCGCTCACCTGGCCAAGCGCATCGCCGAAGCCTGA
- a CDS encoding amidohydrolase family protein yields the protein MCKLCDQGRPQDHSHSPHDSASYSRRNFLKAGTAGTAAAAAGLGLFTERVAAAQDDDDSPRDSGRHGRRYVIHGGHVMSMDPKVGDFVQADVLVEGKKILAVGPNLPAFGAVIDARGKIVMPGFIDTHHHQFETALRSFLADGLLFNDGKPHGAINYFEHILGKFAPVYRPQDVYISELFGALSQIDAGVTTVHDISQIHHSPQHSDAAIKGLADSGRRSVLGYFESAGNVPGNQYPADAARIKGQYFSSDDQLLSMTMGGEIYLPGFAVAWTLGRQLGLQVVAHIVGSFGMGPTFDALAASSQFGPDNLFIHMTGMSDMSWQKVKDAGAGVSLAVPIEMNMRHGMPPILKTLSLDIQPSLSVDVECTLTADMFTQMRSAMALQKAFVNQMALEQNNPPALPELLTTRDVLRFATMEGARDLRLDRKTGSLTPGKEADIIILDAEAINVAPLNVVPGAVVSLMERSNVETVIVAGKVRKWKGKLLDVDLRRLRRDLEASRDYLFNAAGIPQDLFRPN from the coding sequence ATGTGCAAACTGTGCGATCAAGGCAGGCCGCAGGACCATTCCCATTCGCCACACGATTCTGCGAGCTATTCACGGCGCAATTTCCTGAAGGCCGGGACGGCGGGGACCGCTGCCGCGGCAGCCGGGCTGGGGCTGTTCACCGAGCGCGTTGCTGCAGCGCAGGACGACGACGATTCCCCCAGGGACAGCGGCCGACACGGACGGCGCTATGTCATTCACGGCGGCCACGTCATGTCGATGGACCCGAAAGTGGGAGATTTCGTCCAGGCCGATGTGCTGGTCGAAGGCAAGAAGATCCTCGCCGTCGGACCGAACCTGCCAGCGTTCGGCGCCGTGATCGACGCCCGCGGCAAGATCGTGATGCCGGGGTTCATCGATACGCACCACCATCAGTTCGAGACCGCGCTGCGCAGCTTCCTGGCTGACGGCCTGCTGTTCAACGACGGCAAGCCGCACGGCGCCATCAACTACTTCGAGCACATCCTCGGCAAGTTCGCTCCGGTGTATCGGCCGCAGGACGTCTACATCAGCGAGCTCTTCGGCGCGCTCAGCCAGATCGACGCGGGTGTCACGACGGTGCACGACATCTCCCAGATCCATCACTCGCCGCAGCACTCCGACGCCGCGATCAAGGGCCTGGCCGATTCGGGGCGGCGCAGCGTGCTCGGCTACTTCGAGAGCGCGGGCAACGTCCCCGGCAACCAGTACCCGGCGGATGCCGCCCGCATCAAGGGGCAATACTTCAGCTCCGACGATCAGCTCCTGTCCATGACCATGGGCGGCGAGATCTACCTGCCGGGCTTCGCGGTGGCCTGGACCCTCGGGCGCCAGCTCGGGCTGCAGGTAGTGGCCCACATCGTCGGCAGCTTCGGCATGGGTCCGACCTTCGATGCGCTCGCAGCGTCCAGCCAGTTCGGCCCTGACAACCTGTTCATTCACATGACCGGGATGTCCGACATGAGTTGGCAAAAGGTGAAGGATGCAGGCGCGGGCGTCTCGCTCGCCGTCCCGATCGAGATGAACATGCGCCATGGCATGCCACCCATTCTCAAGACGCTGTCCCTGGACATCCAGCCCTCGCTGAGCGTGGACGTGGAATGCACCCTGACGGCCGACATGTTCACCCAGATGCGCAGCGCCATGGCGTTGCAGAAGGCCTTCGTGAACCAGATGGCGTTGGAGCAGAACAACCCACCCGCCCTGCCGGAACTCTTGACCACGCGCGATGTGCTGCGCTTTGCCACGATGGAGGGCGCGCGCGACCTGCGGCTCGATCGCAAGACCGGCTCGCTCACGCCGGGCAAGGAGGCCGACATCATCATCCTCGACGCCGAGGCGATCAACGTGGCACCGCTCAACGTCGTGCCGGGTGCGGTGGTGTCGCTGATGGAGCGCTCCAACGTCGAGACGGTGATCGTCGCGGGCAAGGTGCGCAAGTGGAAAGGCAAGCTGCTCGACGTCGACCTGCGCCGGCTGCGCCGGGACCTGGAAGCCTCGCGCGACTACCTTTTCAACGCGGCAGGCATCCCGCAGGACCTCTTCCGTCCCAATTGA
- a CDS encoding cyanophycin synthetase — protein sequence MTRFDDIRLLRINYLRGPNLWTYRPVLEVWLDLGALEDHPSNRIDGFTERLTTLLPALVEHHCGVGERGGFIQRLTEGTWAGHVLEHVVIELLNLAGMPTGFGQTRSTSQHGVYRMVFRARDEQVARVALAEGHRLLMATINNAPFDAADVQRAVGAVKAKVEDCYLGPSTACIVSAATDRGIPHMRLNSGNLVQLGYGAHQQRIWTAETDYTSAIGESIASDKELTKTLLSGCGVPVPEGQVVASAQEAWEAAEDIGLPVVVKPSDANHGRGVSLELNTREEVEAAFAVAEPEGSDVMVERFVLGHEHRLLVVGGQVVAAARGEIITVTADGRSTVAQLIDSQLNSDPRRGAEEEFPLDVLDIATDAKLQLELKRQGLDAAAVPAAGRVVTIQRNGNMAFDCTDQVHPEVAHAAVLAARVVGLDIAGIDLVAQDIARPLAAQGGAIVEVNAGPGLLMHLKPAVGSPRPVGRAICDHLFPDEAPGRIPVVGVAGSRGTAVLARLVAWLVGLGGRHTGLACRDGLFLERRRVDARDSANFDAGRRLLMNRAVQAVVIENGAGTILRDGLAYDRCEVGIVTDLEGAEALGEFDITESDQMVKVLRTQVDVVLPEGTAVLNAVDMRVAGLAPLCDGEVILYSTNPQAEALFKHQQAGGKAVLVRQDRVVLANGSSESFLPGLGRLTIWRATHAGVDLESLLAAVAAAWALGIPLSLIGAGIEAFEADLQAALASLQLSQTLLSPQQQMA from the coding sequence ATGACCCGTTTCGACGACATCCGCCTCCTGCGCATCAATTACCTGCGCGGCCCGAACCTCTGGACCTACCGGCCCGTCCTGGAAGTCTGGCTCGACCTGGGCGCGCTGGAAGACCACCCTTCCAACAGGATCGACGGGTTCACCGAGCGCCTGACCACCCTGCTGCCGGCACTGGTCGAACACCACTGCGGCGTCGGCGAGCGCGGCGGCTTCATCCAGCGTCTCACCGAAGGCACCTGGGCGGGCCATGTGCTCGAACACGTGGTGATCGAGCTGCTCAACCTGGCCGGCATGCCCACCGGCTTCGGCCAGACCCGCAGCACCTCGCAGCACGGCGTCTACCGGATGGTGTTCCGGGCGCGCGACGAGCAGGTCGCCCGCGTCGCATTGGCCGAGGGCCACCGCCTGCTGATGGCCACCATCAACAACGCCCCCTTCGACGCCGCCGACGTGCAGCGCGCGGTCGGTGCCGTCAAGGCCAAGGTCGAGGACTGCTACCTCGGCCCGAGCACGGCCTGCATCGTCAGCGCCGCGACCGACCGCGGCATCCCGCACATGCGCCTGAACAGCGGCAACCTGGTGCAGTTGGGCTACGGCGCCCATCAGCAGCGCATCTGGACCGCGGAGACCGACTACACCAGCGCGATCGGCGAATCCATCGCCAGCGACAAGGAGCTCACCAAGACGCTGCTGTCCGGCTGCGGCGTGCCGGTGCCCGAAGGCCAGGTGGTCGCCAGCGCCCAGGAGGCCTGGGAAGCCGCGGAGGACATCGGACTGCCGGTGGTGGTCAAGCCCTCCGACGCCAACCACGGGCGCGGCGTCTCGCTCGAGCTGAACACCCGCGAGGAGGTGGAAGCCGCCTTTGCCGTCGCCGAGCCCGAGGGCAGCGACGTGATGGTCGAGCGCTTCGTCCTCGGCCATGAGCATCGCCTGCTGGTGGTGGGCGGCCAGGTGGTGGCGGCCGCGCGCGGCGAGATCATCACCGTGACGGCCGACGGCCGCTCCACCGTGGCCCAGCTGATCGACAGCCAGCTCAACAGCGACCCGCGGCGCGGCGCCGAGGAGGAATTCCCGCTCGACGTGCTGGACATCGCGACCGACGCCAAGCTCCAGCTCGAGCTCAAGCGCCAGGGCCTGGACGCCGCGGCCGTGCCGGCGGCGGGCCGGGTGGTCACCATCCAGCGCAACGGCAACATGGCCTTCGACTGCACCGACCAGGTCCATCCGGAGGTCGCCCATGCCGCCGTGCTGGCCGCGCGGGTGGTGGGCCTGGACATCGCCGGCATCGACCTGGTGGCGCAGGACATCGCCCGCCCGCTGGCGGCGCAGGGCGGCGCCATCGTCGAGGTCAACGCGGGCCCCGGCCTGCTGATGCACCTGAAGCCCGCGGTGGGCTCGCCGCGGCCGGTGGGCCGCGCGATCTGCGACCACCTGTTCCCCGATGAAGCGCCCGGCCGCATTCCCGTGGTGGGCGTGGCCGGCTCGCGCGGCACCGCCGTGCTGGCGCGCCTGGTCGCCTGGTTGGTGGGCCTGGGCGGCCGCCACACCGGCCTGGCGTGCCGCGACGGCCTGTTCCTCGAGCGGCGCCGCGTCGACGCGCGCGACAGCGCCAACTTCGACGCCGGCCGCCGCCTGCTGATGAACCGCGCCGTGCAGGCCGTGGTGATCGAGAACGGCGCGGGCACCATCCTGCGCGACGGCCTGGCCTACGACCGCTGCGAGGTCGGCATCGTGACCGACCTGGAAGGCGCCGAGGCTCTGGGCGAGTTCGACATCACCGAGAGCGACCAGATGGTCAAGGTGCTGCGCACCCAGGTCGACGTGGTGCTGCCCGAAGGCACGGCCGTGCTCAATGCGGTGGACATGCGCGTCGCTGGTTTGGCGCCGTTGTGCGACGGCGAGGTGATCCTGTATTCGACCAATCCGCAGGCCGAGGCGCTGTTCAAGCACCAGCAGGCGGGCGGCAAGGCCGTGCTGGTGCGGCAGGACCGGGTGGTCCTGGCCAACGGCAGCAGCGAATCCTTCCTGCCCGGGCTGGGACGGCTGACCATCTGGCGCGCCACCCATGCGGGCGTCGACCTCGAGAGCCTGCTGGCCGCCGTCGCCGCCGCCTGGGCCCTGGGCATTCCGCTGAGCCTGATCGGCGCCGGCATCGAAGCCTTCGAAGCCGACCTGCAGGCCGCCCTCGCCTCGCTGCAGCTGTCCCAGACCCTTCTTTCGCCCCAACAACAAATGGCTTGA
- a CDS encoding AraC family transcriptional regulator — protein sequence MNGVFYCRSEFSAPWGLTLPPMAHCLMFHVVTSGPCWLELEGLEPQRLAPGDFALVPHGAGHRLVSEPGAEVAGLFDLPREQLSERYEVLHHGGGGAATSLVCGAVRFDHPAAQRLVQLLPAVIRTDAGRSPEAEWLGSTLRFMAAEASALRPGGETIITRLADILVIQAIRSWMARDPAARTGWLGALQDRQIGRAISLIHREPARPWTVASLAAEAAMSRSAFAARFTSMVGEPAMHYVARCRMHIALTLLQEKNARPVELASRLGYQSEAAFSRSFKRFIGISPGAARRGQVAVPPAF from the coding sequence ATGAACGGTGTCTTCTACTGCCGCTCCGAATTCAGCGCGCCCTGGGGCCTGACGCTGCCGCCCATGGCGCACTGCCTGATGTTCCATGTGGTGACATCCGGGCCCTGCTGGCTCGAGCTCGAGGGGCTGGAGCCGCAGCGGCTGGCGCCGGGCGACTTCGCGCTGGTGCCGCACGGCGCCGGCCACCGCTTGGTGAGCGAGCCGGGCGCCGAGGTGGCCGGGCTGTTCGACCTGCCGCGCGAGCAGCTCAGCGAGCGCTACGAGGTGCTGCACCACGGCGGCGGTGGCGCGGCCACCAGCCTGGTCTGCGGCGCGGTCCGCTTCGATCACCCGGCCGCGCAGCGCCTGGTGCAACTGCTGCCCGCGGTGATCCGCACGGACGCCGGGCGCTCGCCCGAGGCCGAATGGCTGGGCAGCACGCTGCGCTTCATGGCGGCGGAGGCCAGCGCCCTGCGGCCGGGCGGCGAGACCATCATCACGCGCCTGGCCGACATCCTCGTGATCCAGGCCATCCGCTCGTGGATGGCGCGCGACCCGGCTGCGCGCACCGGCTGGCTCGGTGCCCTCCAGGACCGGCAGATCGGCCGCGCCATTTCCCTCATCCACCGCGAGCCGGCGCGGCCGTGGACGGTAGCGTCGCTGGCGGCCGAGGCCGCGATGTCACGCTCCGCTTTCGCCGCCCGTTTCACGTCGATGGTCGGCGAGCCGGCGATGCACTACGTGGCGCGCTGCCGCATGCACATCGCGCTCACGCTGCTGCAGGAGAAGAATGCGCGGCCGGTGGAGCTGGCGAGCCGGCTGGGCTACCAGTCGGAGGCCGCTTTCAGCCGCTCGTTCAAGCGCTTCATCGGCATCTCGCCGGGGGCAGCGCGGCGCGGGCAGGTTGCCGTGCCGCCTGCGTTCTGA
- a CDS encoding NmrA family NAD(P)-binding protein yields MSTIPLFAVMGATGHTGGKIARRLLAAGARVRAIGRNPEKLAVLTSAGAEVLPGDSRDPAFLAQAFRGADGVYTLLATDRQATDYAARQDEEGEAIAQAVQASGVRRVVVLSSLGADVPKGTGLIAGLHRQEQRLREIAGIDLLLLRPVSFFENLYDALGTIKEAGMLADTVAPDLPVPMIAADDIAAAAAQALLACDWTGIAVRELLGQRDLSHRDIARLLGTAIGQPALPYVQLSEAEMDDALVGAGLSPSFVALYLEMTRAFNEERVGPRAGRTPANTTPTRFEDFLPELAAAYRRI; encoded by the coding sequence GTGAGCACCATTCCTCTCTTCGCCGTCATGGGCGCCACCGGCCACACCGGCGGCAAGATCGCCCGTCGCCTGTTGGCGGCGGGCGCCCGCGTCCGCGCCATTGGCCGCAACCCCGAAAAGCTGGCTGTGCTGACGAGCGCCGGCGCCGAGGTGCTGCCCGGCGACAGCCGCGACCCGGCTTTCCTCGCGCAAGCCTTCCGCGGTGCCGACGGGGTCTACACCCTGCTGGCGACCGACCGCCAGGCAACGGACTACGCAGCCCGGCAGGACGAGGAAGGCGAGGCCATCGCGCAGGCCGTGCAGGCCAGCGGCGTGCGACGGGTGGTGGTGCTCAGTAGCCTTGGCGCCGATGTGCCCAAGGGCACCGGCTTGATTGCCGGCCTGCACCGGCAGGAGCAGCGCCTGCGCGAGATCGCCGGCATCGACCTGCTGCTGCTGCGCCCGGTCTCCTTCTTCGAGAACCTCTACGACGCGCTCGGCACCATCAAGGAAGCGGGCATGCTGGCCGACACCGTCGCGCCCGATCTTCCCGTGCCCATGATCGCGGCCGACGATATCGCCGCGGCCGCAGCCCAGGCGCTGCTGGCGTGCGACTGGACCGGCATCGCGGTGCGCGAGCTCCTGGGCCAGCGCGACCTGAGCCATCGGGACATTGCCCGCCTGCTCGGGACCGCCATCGGGCAGCCGGCGCTGCCCTATGTCCAGTTGTCCGAGGCCGAGATGGACGATGCGCTGGTCGGCGCCGGCCTGTCGCCCAGCTTCGTGGCGCTCTACCTGGAAATGACGCGCGCCTTCAACGAAGAGCGGGTCGGCCCGCGCGCAGGCCGCACGCCTGCGAACACGACGCCCACGCGCTTCGAGGATTTCCTCCCCGAGCTCGCTGCTGCCTATCGCCGGATCTGA